A part of Brassica rapa cultivar Chiifu-401-42 chromosome A05, CAAS_Brap_v3.01, whole genome shotgun sequence genomic DNA contains:
- the LOC103867830 gene encoding AUGMIN subunit 2 — protein MLFVCSIELQTLASLNGERGDDLIRVLRELSSVQRKIADFQVELQGRKDDKNVAHLTHVCEMQKKIDTLSRITQILKDVIQNKDRIIARLQQPYSLDCIPVEAEYQKQFSELLMRAASDYGALTASVSDFQWSQNFKEPPSVWGEMLRPIPVALASCTRFFEAMSAMRESFATLQDLRVGNSAASLPTTPSQRDSDCVTPPQGVTGSSFDDLAVQTTRREAEEKNGNDYENVHADRRLSWPPSVKKNNV, from the exons ATGCTTTTTGTGTGCTCAATCGAGTTACAAACCTTGGCGTCTTTGAATGGCGAAAGAGGTGACGATTTGATAAGGGTTTTGAGAGAGTTATCGTCTGTTCAAAGGAAAATTGCAGACTTTCAGGTCGAGCTTCAAGGGAGGAAG GATGATAAAAACGTGGCACATTTGACTCATGTGTGTGAAATGCAAAAGAAAATCGACACTCTCTCAAGGATTACTCAAATACTGAAAGATGTTATTCAAAACAAG GATCGCATCATTGCTCGTCTCCAACAACCGTATTCACTAGATTGCATTCCAGTTGAAGCAGAATATCAG AAACAATTTTCAGAGTTGCTAATGAGAGCGGCCAGTGATTATGGCGCCTTAACAGCATCAGTGTCTGATTTTCAGTGGAGCCAAAACTTTAAAGAACCTCCTTCAGTCTGGGGG GAAATGTTGCGTCCAATACCGGTGGCACTAGCGTCATGCACGAGATTCTTTGAGGCAATGTCTGCGATGAGAGAATCATTTGCGACTCTTCAAGACCTTAGAGTTGGTAACTCTGCAGCTTCTTTACCAACTACCCCATCACAAAGAGACTCAGATTGTGTGACTCCACCTCAGGGGGTAACAGGTTCAAGCTTCGACGACTTAGCTGTTCAGACCACAAGGAGAGAAGCAGAAGAAAAAAATGGTAATGACTATGAGAATGTTCACGCTGACCGGAGACTATCTTGGCCTCCTTCGGTTAAAAAGAATAACGTTTAA
- the LOC103867585 gene encoding uncharacterized protein LOC103867585 yields MFNSKPMVKKKQGMVEAVDDPDLSFSKIMKDVQLFASSHMTWKDKKALENQKVSGLGGKPQRKQRLPLSVARVQMKKQKEREEKTFEQNVIFGQFGGTSRKKPAADKKRKPEERVLKSTFGNFRGGVLDVKDLLRSGGSSRTNDRDNNYGKDKNKSKGMEVEEETSRKIEIRKQRKEAVRGKASNIC; encoded by the exons ATGTTTAATAGCAAGCCAATGGTGAAGAAAAAACAAGGCATGGTGGAGGCTGTTGATGATCCTGACCTGAGCTTTAGCAAGATCATGAAAGATGTTCAGCTCTTTG ctaGCTCACATATGACATGGAAGGATAAGAAAGCATTGGAGAATCAGAAAGTCAGTGGACTTGGTGGGAAG CCTCAAAGGAAACAGAGGCTACCCCTCAGTGTAGCGCGAGTACAGATGaagaaacagaaagaaagagaagaaaagacGTTTGAACAG AATGTGATTTTTGGACAATTTGGTGGTACAAGTAGGAAGAAGCCCGCTGCTGATAAGAAGCGTAAGCCAGAGGAAAGAGTCTTGAAATCAACTTTTGGGAATTTCAGGGGTGGTGTTCTTGATGTTAAGGATTTACTACGTTCTGGTGGTTCTTCAAGAACTAATGACAGAGATAACAATTACGGCAAGGACAAGAACAAGTCCAAAGGCATGGAGGTGGAGGAAGAGACATcaagaaaaatagaaataagAAAGCAAAGAAAGGAGGCGGTAAGAGGAAAAGCAAGTAACATATGTTAG
- the LOC103867586 gene encoding uncharacterized protein LOC103867586 isoform X2, producing MGNGEETKCVFPLTSLQIGRSPFANKGREEKKKQNQEDDEEEKLPKENIKKTDNLKKWFSLIDATTFSNKKLPAKKLDETFYGFIVFEVEWANVRGISYLNELQTDTSLAIEAKMMRRWEFESIDEAATNMFQWFSGSKSERPCLREYLDPSKGDVFHDASVDFPKASPVDDEVETDSPCCSRSVFSVDHSIADYDENDPHTPPLTGPYKRRRVSKAITNGVELDYMEETPRRKDNSFDHWESHVPDGDETIIEATQYKDVLVLVRFGDRDLPFKLREVIMSDIRLLTLLEANLPSWVLFLQSYPCLCHLYRPWMCLLARALYVMISVITVVIGFYDLYKNVPVLKATASRLCGPLFDWVETWDMVSRIKYLGTMLFLHNVQKAVRWGLTMARGMQSFVSLLVMPLANPLLEVLGLLLPLWNSLAETVLSLVSVVWIVVESGCNLVGDVVEVVLLPVWLVVSVVLNIINTVLLPLFWILWEVLYAPIRVVAALSNGLALSFSYVFDVLGDLWRYMSSLVQFASDSQAAVKTYEVSMWRTLWNDLFSHVFRAVRSILNGFVAFFAACNKHRLSIYNHIQDFIKRLRGRTSRAESKDSKHDRSKNHQRTGDDTRRKLHLA from the exons ATGGGGAATGGTGAAGAAACAAAATGTGTTTTCCCATTGACGAGTCTCCAGATCGG ACGCTCCCCTTTTGCAAACAAAGGtcgagaagagaagaaaaagcAGAACCAGGAGGATGATGAGGAGGAGAAGTTGCCTAAAGAGAACATTAAGAAAACGGATAACCTTAAGAAATGGTTCTCCTTGATCGATGCCACGACGTTTTCTAACAAGAAATTGCCTGCAAAGAAACTGGACGAGACCTTTTACGGTTTCATCGTCTTTGAAGTTGAATGGGCCAATGTGAGGGGTATCAGTTACTTGAATGAGCTACAG ACAGACACTTCTCTTGCTATAGAAGCTAAGATGATGCGAAGGTGGGAGTTTGAGAGTATCGATGAAGCTGCAACAAATATGTTTCAATGGTTCTCTGGATCAAAATCTGAAAGGCCTTGCTTGAGGGAATATCTTGATCCATCCAAAG GAGATGTTTTTCATGACGCTTCAGTGGATTTCCCAAAAGCTTCTCCTGTTGATGATGAAGTGGAAACTGACTCTCCTTGCTGTTCGAGAAGTGTCTTCAGCGTTGACCACTCTATTGCAGATTATGATGAAAATGATCCCCACACACCGCCTCTCACTGGACCATACAAGAGAAGAAGAGTAAGTAAAGCAATCACAAACGGAGTTGAACTTGACTATATGGAGGAAACACCCAGAAGAAAAGACAACTCGTTCGACCACTGGGAAAGCCATGTCCCTGATGGTGATGAGACCATCATCGAAGCAACACAGTATAAAGACGTCCTAGTTCTCGTTAGGTTTGGCGACCGTGACCTCCCCTTCAAACTCCGAGAGGTTATAATGTCAGACATACGCTTGCTCACTCTACTCGAAGCTAATCTCCCTTCTTGGGTCTTGTTCCTCCAGTCTTACCCTTGCCTTTGCCATCTCTACCGTCCCTGGATGTGTCTTCTCGCCAGAGCGCTCTACGTGATGATATCAGTCATCACCGTCGTGATCGGCTTCTACGACCTCTACAAGAACGTCCCCGTCCTCAAAGCCACCGCGTCGCGTCTCTGCGGACCGCTCTTTGACTGGGTCGAAACGTGGGACATGGTGTCGAGGATAAAGTACTTGGGGACGATGCTGTTTCTCCACAACGTTCAGAAAGCTGTCAGGTGGGGTCTGACGATGGCGCGTGGGATGCAGTCGTTTGTCTCTTTGCTCGTGATGCCTCTGGCTAATCCTCTTTTGGAGGTTCTTGGTTTGCTCCTGCCGCTGTGGAACTCGCTTGCGGAGACGGTGTTGAGTTTGGTCTCGGTGGTTTGGATAGTGGTCGAGTCTGGTTGCAACCTCGTTGGTGATGTGGTGGAAGTGGTGCTTTTGCCTGTTTGGTTGGTCGTATCAGTAGTTTTGAACATCA TAAATACTGTGTTGCTGCCTCTATTTTGGATCTTATGGGAAGTGTTATATGCACCGATCAGGGTGGTTGCTGCATTGTCCAACGGTTTAGCTTTATCCTTCTCGTACGTATTCGATGTTCTCGGAGACTTGTGGCGGTACATGAGCAGCTTAGTGCAGTTTGCATCTGATTCTCAAGCGGCTGTGAAGACTTATGAAGTCTCCATGTGGCGTACGCTTTGGAACGATCTCTTCTCTCAT GTTTTTCGTGCTGTCAGGAGCATATTAAACGGATTTGTAGCCTTCTTTGCTGCCTGTAACAAACATCGGCTTAG TATATATAACCACATACAAGACTTTATCAAGAGACTACGTGGACGAACGTCGAGAGCAGAGTCTAAAGACTCAAAACATGACAGGTCTAAGAACCATCAACGTACA GGAGATGATACGAGAAGGAAGTTGCACCTTGCATAG
- the LOC103867586 gene encoding uncharacterized protein LOC103867586 isoform X1, whose product MGNGEETKCVFPLTSLQIGDMQSYISDLSIFLGNKSKKMYIFVDNQPWSNPGIRSAHLWQIVVTNYRRSPFANKGREEKKKQNQEDDEEEKLPKENIKKTDNLKKWFSLIDATTFSNKKLPAKKLDETFYGFIVFEVEWANVRGISYLNELQTDTSLAIEAKMMRRWEFESIDEAATNMFQWFSGSKSERPCLREYLDPSKGDVFHDASVDFPKASPVDDEVETDSPCCSRSVFSVDHSIADYDENDPHTPPLTGPYKRRRVSKAITNGVELDYMEETPRRKDNSFDHWESHVPDGDETIIEATQYKDVLVLVRFGDRDLPFKLREVIMSDIRLLTLLEANLPSWVLFLQSYPCLCHLYRPWMCLLARALYVMISVITVVIGFYDLYKNVPVLKATASRLCGPLFDWVETWDMVSRIKYLGTMLFLHNVQKAVRWGLTMARGMQSFVSLLVMPLANPLLEVLGLLLPLWNSLAETVLSLVSVVWIVVESGCNLVGDVVEVVLLPVWLVVSVVLNIINTVLLPLFWILWEVLYAPIRVVAALSNGLALSFSYVFDVLGDLWRYMSSLVQFASDSQAAVKTYEVSMWRTLWNDLFSHVFRAVRSILNGFVAFFAACNKHRLSIYNHIQDFIKRLRGRTSRAESKDSKHDRSKNHQRTGDDTRRKLHLA is encoded by the exons ATGGGGAATGGTGAAGAAACAAAATGTGTTTTCCCATTGACGAGTCTCCAGATCGG AGACATGCAATCATATATTTCAGACCTGAGCATTTTCTTGGGGAATAAAAGTAAAAAGATGTACATATTCGTGGACAACCAGCCATGGTCTAACCCTGGCATCCGATCTGCTCACTTGTGGCAGATAGTGGTTACAAAT tatAGACGCTCCCCTTTTGCAAACAAAGGtcgagaagagaagaaaaagcAGAACCAGGAGGATGATGAGGAGGAGAAGTTGCCTAAAGAGAACATTAAGAAAACGGATAACCTTAAGAAATGGTTCTCCTTGATCGATGCCACGACGTTTTCTAACAAGAAATTGCCTGCAAAGAAACTGGACGAGACCTTTTACGGTTTCATCGTCTTTGAAGTTGAATGGGCCAATGTGAGGGGTATCAGTTACTTGAATGAGCTACAG ACAGACACTTCTCTTGCTATAGAAGCTAAGATGATGCGAAGGTGGGAGTTTGAGAGTATCGATGAAGCTGCAACAAATATGTTTCAATGGTTCTCTGGATCAAAATCTGAAAGGCCTTGCTTGAGGGAATATCTTGATCCATCCAAAG GAGATGTTTTTCATGACGCTTCAGTGGATTTCCCAAAAGCTTCTCCTGTTGATGATGAAGTGGAAACTGACTCTCCTTGCTGTTCGAGAAGTGTCTTCAGCGTTGACCACTCTATTGCAGATTATGATGAAAATGATCCCCACACACCGCCTCTCACTGGACCATACAAGAGAAGAAGAGTAAGTAAAGCAATCACAAACGGAGTTGAACTTGACTATATGGAGGAAACACCCAGAAGAAAAGACAACTCGTTCGACCACTGGGAAAGCCATGTCCCTGATGGTGATGAGACCATCATCGAAGCAACACAGTATAAAGACGTCCTAGTTCTCGTTAGGTTTGGCGACCGTGACCTCCCCTTCAAACTCCGAGAGGTTATAATGTCAGACATACGCTTGCTCACTCTACTCGAAGCTAATCTCCCTTCTTGGGTCTTGTTCCTCCAGTCTTACCCTTGCCTTTGCCATCTCTACCGTCCCTGGATGTGTCTTCTCGCCAGAGCGCTCTACGTGATGATATCAGTCATCACCGTCGTGATCGGCTTCTACGACCTCTACAAGAACGTCCCCGTCCTCAAAGCCACCGCGTCGCGTCTCTGCGGACCGCTCTTTGACTGGGTCGAAACGTGGGACATGGTGTCGAGGATAAAGTACTTGGGGACGATGCTGTTTCTCCACAACGTTCAGAAAGCTGTCAGGTGGGGTCTGACGATGGCGCGTGGGATGCAGTCGTTTGTCTCTTTGCTCGTGATGCCTCTGGCTAATCCTCTTTTGGAGGTTCTTGGTTTGCTCCTGCCGCTGTGGAACTCGCTTGCGGAGACGGTGTTGAGTTTGGTCTCGGTGGTTTGGATAGTGGTCGAGTCTGGTTGCAACCTCGTTGGTGATGTGGTGGAAGTGGTGCTTTTGCCTGTTTGGTTGGTCGTATCAGTAGTTTTGAACATCA TAAATACTGTGTTGCTGCCTCTATTTTGGATCTTATGGGAAGTGTTATATGCACCGATCAGGGTGGTTGCTGCATTGTCCAACGGTTTAGCTTTATCCTTCTCGTACGTATTCGATGTTCTCGGAGACTTGTGGCGGTACATGAGCAGCTTAGTGCAGTTTGCATCTGATTCTCAAGCGGCTGTGAAGACTTATGAAGTCTCCATGTGGCGTACGCTTTGGAACGATCTCTTCTCTCAT GTTTTTCGTGCTGTCAGGAGCATATTAAACGGATTTGTAGCCTTCTTTGCTGCCTGTAACAAACATCGGCTTAG TATATATAACCACATACAAGACTTTATCAAGAGACTACGTGGACGAACGTCGAGAGCAGAGTCTAAAGACTCAAAACATGACAGGTCTAAGAACCATCAACGTACA GGAGATGATACGAGAAGGAAGTTGCACCTTGCATAG
- the LOC103867586 gene encoding uncharacterized protein LOC103867586 isoform X3 has product MCFPIDESPDRYRRSPFANKGREEKKKQNQEDDEEEKLPKENIKKTDNLKKWFSLIDATTFSNKKLPAKKLDETFYGFIVFEVEWANVRGISYLNELQTDTSLAIEAKMMRRWEFESIDEAATNMFQWFSGSKSERPCLREYLDPSKGDVFHDASVDFPKASPVDDEVETDSPCCSRSVFSVDHSIADYDENDPHTPPLTGPYKRRRVSKAITNGVELDYMEETPRRKDNSFDHWESHVPDGDETIIEATQYKDVLVLVRFGDRDLPFKLREVIMSDIRLLTLLEANLPSWVLFLQSYPCLCHLYRPWMCLLARALYVMISVITVVIGFYDLYKNVPVLKATASRLCGPLFDWVETWDMVSRIKYLGTMLFLHNVQKAVRWGLTMARGMQSFVSLLVMPLANPLLEVLGLLLPLWNSLAETVLSLVSVVWIVVESGCNLVGDVVEVVLLPVWLVVSVVLNIINTVLLPLFWILWEVLYAPIRVVAALSNGLALSFSYVFDVLGDLWRYMSSLVQFASDSQAAVKTYEVSMWRTLWNDLFSHVFRAVRSILNGFVAFFAACNKHRLSIYNHIQDFIKRLRGRTSRAESKDSKHDRSKNHQRTGDDTRRKLHLA; this is encoded by the exons ATGTGTTTTCCCATTGACGAGTCTCCAGATCGG tatAGACGCTCCCCTTTTGCAAACAAAGGtcgagaagagaagaaaaagcAGAACCAGGAGGATGATGAGGAGGAGAAGTTGCCTAAAGAGAACATTAAGAAAACGGATAACCTTAAGAAATGGTTCTCCTTGATCGATGCCACGACGTTTTCTAACAAGAAATTGCCTGCAAAGAAACTGGACGAGACCTTTTACGGTTTCATCGTCTTTGAAGTTGAATGGGCCAATGTGAGGGGTATCAGTTACTTGAATGAGCTACAG ACAGACACTTCTCTTGCTATAGAAGCTAAGATGATGCGAAGGTGGGAGTTTGAGAGTATCGATGAAGCTGCAACAAATATGTTTCAATGGTTCTCTGGATCAAAATCTGAAAGGCCTTGCTTGAGGGAATATCTTGATCCATCCAAAG GAGATGTTTTTCATGACGCTTCAGTGGATTTCCCAAAAGCTTCTCCTGTTGATGATGAAGTGGAAACTGACTCTCCTTGCTGTTCGAGAAGTGTCTTCAGCGTTGACCACTCTATTGCAGATTATGATGAAAATGATCCCCACACACCGCCTCTCACTGGACCATACAAGAGAAGAAGAGTAAGTAAAGCAATCACAAACGGAGTTGAACTTGACTATATGGAGGAAACACCCAGAAGAAAAGACAACTCGTTCGACCACTGGGAAAGCCATGTCCCTGATGGTGATGAGACCATCATCGAAGCAACACAGTATAAAGACGTCCTAGTTCTCGTTAGGTTTGGCGACCGTGACCTCCCCTTCAAACTCCGAGAGGTTATAATGTCAGACATACGCTTGCTCACTCTACTCGAAGCTAATCTCCCTTCTTGGGTCTTGTTCCTCCAGTCTTACCCTTGCCTTTGCCATCTCTACCGTCCCTGGATGTGTCTTCTCGCCAGAGCGCTCTACGTGATGATATCAGTCATCACCGTCGTGATCGGCTTCTACGACCTCTACAAGAACGTCCCCGTCCTCAAAGCCACCGCGTCGCGTCTCTGCGGACCGCTCTTTGACTGGGTCGAAACGTGGGACATGGTGTCGAGGATAAAGTACTTGGGGACGATGCTGTTTCTCCACAACGTTCAGAAAGCTGTCAGGTGGGGTCTGACGATGGCGCGTGGGATGCAGTCGTTTGTCTCTTTGCTCGTGATGCCTCTGGCTAATCCTCTTTTGGAGGTTCTTGGTTTGCTCCTGCCGCTGTGGAACTCGCTTGCGGAGACGGTGTTGAGTTTGGTCTCGGTGGTTTGGATAGTGGTCGAGTCTGGTTGCAACCTCGTTGGTGATGTGGTGGAAGTGGTGCTTTTGCCTGTTTGGTTGGTCGTATCAGTAGTTTTGAACATCA TAAATACTGTGTTGCTGCCTCTATTTTGGATCTTATGGGAAGTGTTATATGCACCGATCAGGGTGGTTGCTGCATTGTCCAACGGTTTAGCTTTATCCTTCTCGTACGTATTCGATGTTCTCGGAGACTTGTGGCGGTACATGAGCAGCTTAGTGCAGTTTGCATCTGATTCTCAAGCGGCTGTGAAGACTTATGAAGTCTCCATGTGGCGTACGCTTTGGAACGATCTCTTCTCTCAT GTTTTTCGTGCTGTCAGGAGCATATTAAACGGATTTGTAGCCTTCTTTGCTGCCTGTAACAAACATCGGCTTAG TATATATAACCACATACAAGACTTTATCAAGAGACTACGTGGACGAACGTCGAGAGCAGAGTCTAAAGACTCAAAACATGACAGGTCTAAGAACCATCAACGTACA GGAGATGATACGAGAAGGAAGTTGCACCTTGCATAG